One segment of Haliotis asinina isolate JCU_RB_2024 chromosome 12, JCU_Hal_asi_v2, whole genome shotgun sequence DNA contains the following:
- the LOC137257532 gene encoding uncharacterized protein: MLPQEGNNMTGENLMDFLTCGGCGKEYPLHNITNFIEHKRHDCLDSGTLPETQGQGPKETVLSCYSCSQEFSTAWGLLNHVQISHNLNIFIKRGMLVGQKSHQRDTERKEAAMDDDMSEDDDKENMKEERTMVEINQGTGRVTANMSRNCTKLAASGGTTICCNSKECCVTIIPGTHERPKKCCSAVVPKKRKRHMEEHMNGEGDKEQTEGQDMMEEQEDPDKDCDDENESDNGDDGDEGDENVSRDAIYIDFRPRDNGTGKPSDENRDEQIDSDQSWGTVEVRQGRAQEEDGGKTQCSSESSDTHSDQPIFMQRGMTFSIPVSYSSTSNPNSRPTVPETSSPVRSNPMVAYSLPPQTTLSVGTSRVMTISSKTGPFVMGTHKLAQVLHLNTQDSGDAECAREAPAEDEEESRLMIDIDSGQEDEGMDNDNDGSPEKGGGKKRRYPTSRPFKCDQCEHAFNQRIHLKKHMSKHTGVKPYKCHQCDYSTVERSHLKVHIRIHTGEKPFKCTFCEYATAQNSTLKIHLKRHHGGKMFECQHCRKKFTQRSLLQSHQEEHHKARGVCEPTRQALSGSTGQVAHQMIVSTSALISSRTSTQTIETGDAYQSDTDAQPGQSEAGQGRGSAAAHS; the protein is encoded by the exons ATGTTACCCCAAGAAGGAAACAACATGACTGGTG AGAACCTTATGGATTTCCTGACCTGCGGGGGATGCGGCAAAGAATATCCTCTCCACAACATAACAAACTTCATAGAACATAAACGACATGACTGCCTTGACTCTGGCACTCTTCCGGAAACACAAGGTCAAG GTCCAAAGGAGACAGTACTGTCATGCTACTCCTGCTCCCAAGAGTTCAGCACAGCCTGGGGTCTGCTCAACCATGTACAGATCTCTCACAATCTCAACATCTTCATCAAACGGGGGATGCTTGTGGGACAAAAGTCTCATCAACGCGACACAGAGAGGAAGGAGGCAGCAATGGATGACGACATGTCCGAAGATGAtgacaaagaaaacatgaagGAAGAGAGGACAATGGTAGAAATTAACCAGGGGACAGGGAGGGTGACGGCGAACATGTCGCGGAACTGTACCAAGCTGGCGGCATCAGGGGGCACCACCATCTGTTGTAACAGTAAGGAATGCTGTGTTACAATTATACCTGGCACGCATGAGCGACCCAAAAAGTGCTGCAGTGCCGTTGTCCCGAAGAAACGGAAGCGACACATGGAAGAACATATGAACGGTGAAGGTGACAAAGAGCAGACAGAGGGACAGGACATGATGGAGGAACAGGAAGACCCAGATAAGGACTGTGATGATGAGAATGAATCTGACAATGGTGATGATGGGGATGAGGGTGATGAGAATGTTAGTCGAGATGCTATTTACATTGACTTTCGACCACGGGACAACGGGACAGGGAAGCCATCAGATGAGAACAGAGATGAGCAGATTGATAGTGATCAGTCATGGGGAACTGTGGAAGTTCGTCAGGGCAGGGCTCAGGAGGAGGATGGTGGTAAGACTCAGTGTTCCTCAGAGAGCAGTGATACTCACTCTGATCAACCTATTTTCATGCAGCGCGGGATGACCTTCTCAATCCCTGTGTCCTACTCTTCTACCTCCAACCCAAACAGCAGACCAACTGTTCCTGAAACATCCAGTCCTGTAAGATCCAATCCCATGGTGGCATACAGCCTCCCCCCGCAGACAACGCTCTCAGTTGGAACATCAAGGGTCATGACCATTAGCTCCAAAACTGGGCCCTTTGTCATGGGGACCCACAAGCTTGCCCAGGTCCTCCATCTCAACACTCAGGACAGTGGAGATGCTGAATGTGCCCGAGAAGCACCTGCTGAGGATGAAGAGGAATCTCGGTTGATGATTGATATTGACAGTGGGCAGGAGGACGAGGGAATGGACAATGATAATGATGGCTCCCCAGAAAAGGGTGGTGGCAAGAAACGGAGGTACCCAACATCTCGGCCATTCAAATGTGACCAGTGTGAGCATGCTTTCAATCAGAGGATTCACCTGAAGAAGCATATGAGTAAACATACAG GTGTAAAGCCGTATAAGTGCCATCAGTGTGACTACTCTACAGTGGAGCGTAGCCATCTCAAGGTCCATATCAGGATCCATACAG GTGAGAAGCCCTTCAAGTGTACATTTTGTGAGTATGCCACGGCTCAGAACAGCACACTAAAGATTCACCTCAAGAGACATCATGGCGGGAAAATGTTTGAGTGTCAACATTGTAGAAAAAAATTTACACAGAGAAGTCTGCTTCAAAGTCACCAAGAGGAGCATCATAAAGCACGTGGTGTCTGTGAACCAACGAGACAGGCTCTTAGTGGCAGTACAGGTCAAGTGGCCCATCAGATGATAGTATCCACAAGTGCTTTAATTAGTTCTCGGACCTCCACACAAACAATTGAGACAGGTGATGCTTATCAGAGCGATACAGATGCACAGCCAGGGCAGAGTGAAGCTGGCCAAGGACGAGGTTCAGCTGCTGCTCACTCATAG